In a single window of the Nocardioides massiliensis genome:
- a CDS encoding phosphoadenylyl-sulfate reductase, whose product MTALSTQNAHGRRGTETTGRTEEELRDLVSHAGAELELAPAEVIIEWAVATFGERFCITSSMGDAVLAHLASTVAPGIDVVFLDTGYHFVETIGTRDAVEATLDVNLITIGAQQSVAEQDATYGKDLFARDPDLCCALRKVAPLNDALKGYDAWATGLRRSETRNRVIAPVIGWDEKKRKVKVSPLARWNDEQVERYIADNGVLVNPLVYDGYPSIGCWPCTARVAPGEDPRSGRWAGQNKTECGIHQ is encoded by the coding sequence GTGACGGCGCTCAGCACCCAGAACGCGCACGGTCGCCGCGGCACCGAGACCACCGGCCGCACCGAGGAGGAGCTGCGCGACCTGGTCTCCCACGCCGGCGCCGAGCTCGAGCTCGCCCCGGCCGAGGTGATCATCGAGTGGGCCGTCGCGACGTTCGGTGAGCGGTTCTGCATCACCTCCTCGATGGGCGACGCGGTGCTCGCACACCTCGCCTCCACCGTCGCCCCCGGCATCGACGTCGTCTTCCTCGACACCGGCTATCACTTCGTCGAGACCATCGGCACGCGCGACGCGGTCGAGGCGACGCTCGACGTCAACCTGATCACCATCGGCGCGCAACAGAGCGTCGCCGAGCAGGACGCGACGTACGGCAAGGACCTCTTCGCCCGCGACCCCGACCTGTGCTGCGCGCTGCGCAAGGTCGCACCCCTCAACGACGCGCTCAAGGGGTACGACGCCTGGGCCACCGGCCTGCGTCGTTCGGAGACCCGCAACCGCGTCATCGCCCCGGTGATCGGCTGGGACGAGAAGAAGCGCAAGGTCAAGGTCTCGCCGTTGGCCCGCTGGAACGACGAGCAGGTCGAGCGCTACATCGCCGACAACGGCGTCCTGGTCAACCCGCTCGTGTACGACGGCTACCCCTCCATCGGGTGCTGGCCGTGCACCGCCCGGGTCGCCCCGGGCGAGGACCCGCGCAGCGGCCGCTGGGCGGGTCAGAACAAGACCGAGTGCGGGATCCACCAGTGA
- a CDS encoding nitrite/sulfite reductase translates to MSTPVQPQSPRPARPRPKRGEGQWALGYREPLNKNEQAKKDDNPLNVRDRILNIYSKRGFDSIDPSDLRGRFRWMGLYTQRAPGFDGGKTALLEEEELDDRYFMMRVRSDGKLLPSATVRALGEVGRDYARDTADVTDRANIQYHWIRVEDVPAIWDRLEAGGLSTIEACGDSPRPFLGSPVAGVATDEIIDGSSALEEIARRYIGDPAFSNLPRKFKTALTGHPSHDVSPETNDVSFVGTVHPEHGPGFDLWVGGGLSTNPMLAQKLGVWIPLDEVADAWAGVASVFRDYGYRRLRSRARLKFLVADWGVEKFRQVLEDEYLHKKLVDCPSPASPVGHRDHIGVHDQKDGKKYVGLAPVAGRVSGTMLVQLADLMDTYGVAGARLTPYQKIVLIGVEPTVVEQLIDELDLIGLEARPSNWRRHTMACTGIEFCKLAIVDTKERARSLVAELERRFPGLDTPITVNVNGCPNACARTQVADIGLKGQLVTVDGKQVEGFQVHLGGATGLQANFGRKLRAHKVTSADLDDYVTNVVTAYLEDRTEGENFASWAARADEELLRGERVPAGAPA, encoded by the coding sequence ATGAGCACCCCGGTGCAGCCTCAGAGCCCCCGCCCCGCCCGCCCCCGCCCCAAGCGCGGTGAGGGCCAGTGGGCGCTGGGCTACCGCGAGCCGCTGAACAAGAACGAGCAGGCCAAGAAGGACGACAACCCGCTCAACGTGCGGGACCGCATCCTCAACATCTACTCCAAGCGCGGGTTCGACTCGATCGACCCCTCCGACCTGCGCGGCCGCTTCCGCTGGATGGGCCTCTACACCCAGCGCGCGCCCGGCTTCGACGGCGGCAAGACCGCGCTGCTCGAGGAGGAGGAGCTCGACGACCGCTACTTCATGATGCGGGTCCGCTCCGACGGCAAGCTGCTGCCGTCGGCGACCGTCCGCGCGCTCGGCGAGGTCGGGCGTGACTACGCCCGCGACACCGCCGACGTCACCGACCGGGCCAACATCCAGTACCACTGGATCCGCGTCGAGGACGTCCCCGCCATCTGGGACCGGCTCGAGGCCGGCGGCCTGTCGACGATCGAGGCCTGCGGCGACTCCCCCCGCCCGTTCCTGGGATCGCCCGTCGCGGGCGTCGCCACCGACGAGATCATCGACGGCTCCAGCGCGCTGGAGGAGATCGCCCGGCGCTACATCGGCGACCCGGCCTTCTCGAACCTTCCGCGCAAGTTCAAGACGGCGTTGACCGGACACCCGAGCCACGACGTCTCCCCCGAGACCAACGACGTGTCCTTCGTGGGCACCGTCCACCCCGAGCACGGCCCCGGCTTCGACCTGTGGGTCGGTGGCGGACTGTCCACCAACCCGATGCTCGCCCAGAAGCTCGGCGTGTGGATCCCGCTCGACGAGGTCGCCGACGCCTGGGCCGGCGTCGCCTCGGTCTTCCGCGACTACGGCTACCGCCGGCTGCGCTCGCGCGCCCGGCTGAAGTTCCTGGTCGCCGACTGGGGCGTGGAGAAGTTCCGCCAGGTGCTCGAGGACGAGTACCTCCACAAGAAGCTCGTCGACTGCCCCTCCCCCGCCTCGCCGGTCGGGCACCGCGACCACATCGGCGTCCACGACCAGAAGGACGGCAAGAAGTACGTCGGCCTCGCCCCGGTCGCCGGCCGGGTCTCGGGCACCATGCTCGTCCAGCTCGCCGACCTCATGGACACCTACGGCGTCGCCGGCGCCCGCCTCACGCCGTACCAGAAGATCGTGCTGATCGGCGTCGAGCCGACGGTTGTCGAGCAGCTGATCGACGAGCTCGACCTGATCGGGCTCGAGGCGCGGCCGTCGAACTGGCGCCGGCACACGATGGCCTGCACCGGCATCGAGTTCTGCAAGCTCGCGATCGTCGACACCAAGGAGCGCGCCCGCTCTCTCGTCGCCGAGCTCGAGCGCCGCTTCCCCGGCCTCGACACCCCGATCACCGTCAACGTCAACGGCTGCCCCAACGCCTGCGCCCGCACCCAGGTCGCCGACATCGGCCTCAAGGGCCAGCTGGTGACCGTCGACGGCAAGCAGGTCGAGGGCTTCCAGGTCCACCTCGGTGGTGCCACCGGTCTGCAGGCCAACTTCGGTCGCAAGCTGCGCGCCCACAAGGTGACCAGCGCCGACCTCGACGACTACGTCACCAACGTCGTCACGGCCTACCTGGAGGACCGCACCGAGGGCGAGAACTTCGCGTCCTGGGCCGCGCGCGCCGACGAGGAGCTGCTGCGCGGCGAACGCGTCCCCGCGGGGGCACCCGCGTGA
- a CDS encoding glycine hydroxymethyltransferase, protein MTSADVPSTSASPRETGDSGAAAALAARASTAYREALAVIEAVEPRVADATRAELADQRASLKLIASENYASPAVLLTMGSWFSDKYAEGTVGHRFYAGCQNVDTVESLAAEHARELFGAEYAYAQPHSGIDANLVAFWSILAHRVEGPWLEKAGSKNVAELTDADWEELRRELGNQRLLGMSLDAGGHLTHGFRPNISGKMFHQQQYGTDPETGLLDYDAVRAKAKEFKPLILVAGYSAYPRRVNFAKMREIADEVGATLMVDMAHFAGLVAGKVFTGEEDPVPYAHVVTTTTHKSLRGPRGGLVLATEEYAPSVDRGCPMVLGGPLSHVMAAKAVALAEARQPAFATYAQQVADNAQALAEGFNSRGARLVTGGTDNHIVLLDVSGFGLTGRQAESALLDAGVVTNRNSIPADPNGAWYTSGIRFGTPALTSRGFGRDEFDKVAELVVDVLRNTQPGTTKAGGPSKASYTLADGIADRTKAASAEMLDKHPLYPGLVL, encoded by the coding sequence ATGACCTCCGCCGACGTGCCGTCCACCTCCGCCTCCCCGCGTGAGACCGGGGATTCCGGTGCTGCCGCCGCCCTCGCGGCGCGCGCCAGTACGGCGTACCGGGAGGCGCTCGCGGTGATCGAGGCGGTCGAGCCGCGTGTGGCCGACGCCACACGCGCGGAGCTCGCCGACCAGCGCGCATCGCTGAAGCTGATCGCCTCGGAGAACTACGCCTCGCCGGCCGTGCTGCTCACCATGGGCAGCTGGTTCAGCGACAAGTACGCCGAGGGCACGGTCGGGCACCGCTTCTATGCCGGCTGCCAGAACGTCGACACCGTCGAGTCGCTCGCGGCCGAGCACGCGCGTGAGCTGTTCGGCGCGGAGTACGCCTACGCCCAGCCGCACTCGGGCATCGACGCCAACCTCGTCGCGTTCTGGTCGATCCTCGCCCACCGGGTGGAGGGCCCGTGGCTGGAGAAGGCCGGGTCGAAGAACGTCGCCGAGCTCACCGACGCCGACTGGGAGGAGCTGCGCCGCGAGCTGGGCAACCAGCGCCTGCTCGGCATGAGCCTCGACGCCGGGGGCCACCTCACCCACGGCTTCCGTCCCAACATCAGCGGCAAGATGTTCCACCAGCAGCAGTACGGCACCGACCCCGAGACCGGGCTGCTCGACTACGACGCGGTGCGGGCGAAGGCCAAGGAGTTCAAGCCGCTCATCCTGGTGGCGGGCTACTCGGCGTACCCCCGGCGGGTGAACTTCGCGAAGATGCGCGAGATCGCCGACGAGGTCGGCGCCACCTTGATGGTCGACATGGCGCACTTCGCCGGTCTGGTCGCGGGCAAGGTCTTCACCGGGGAGGAGGACCCCGTCCCCTACGCCCACGTCGTCACCACCACCACCCACAAGTCGCTGCGCGGCCCGCGTGGTGGTCTGGTGCTCGCCACGGAGGAGTACGCCCCCTCGGTCGACCGTGGCTGCCCGATGGTGCTCGGCGGCCCGCTCTCCCACGTGATGGCGGCCAAGGCCGTCGCGCTCGCCGAGGCTCGCCAGCCGGCCTTCGCGACGTACGCCCAGCAGGTGGCCGACAACGCCCAGGCCCTGGCCGAGGGCTTCAACTCCCGCGGCGCGCGCCTGGTCACCGGCGGCACCGACAACCACATCGTGCTGCTCGACGTCTCCGGCTTCGGCCTCACCGGCCGCCAGGCCGAGTCGGCGCTGCTCGACGCCGGGGTCGTCACCAACCGCAACTCGATCCCCGCCGACCCGAACGGCGCGTGGTACACCTCCGGCATCCGCTTCGGCACCCCCGCCCTCACCAGCCGCGGTTTCGGGCGCGACGAGTTCGACAAGGTCGCCGAGCTGGTCGTCGACGTGCTGCGCAACACCCAGCCCGGCACCACCAAGGCCGGCGGCCCCTCCAAGGCGTCGTACACCCTCGCCGACGGCATCGCCGACCGCACCAAGGCCGCCTCCGCCGAGATGCTCGACAAGCACCCGCTGTACCCCGGCCTGGTGCTCTGA
- a CDS encoding acyl-CoA dehydrogenase family protein: MASLTPETEHETPALDLTALRESTNQAPPLVGHNVVTGDAVLMAALETHGSAGLADDLAALGAEAGSAEAREHGMLANEFHPALVNYDRYGNRVDDVRFHPSWHWLLERAVGYGLQASPWTSDAPDAHLRRAAGFYAWSQAEPGHMCPISMTYAAIPALRVDDAVAKEWTPRLASTTYDPRTLPAGEKLGALAGMGMTEKQGGSDVRANVTTATPTSVDGEYVLHGHKWFTSAPTNDVFLVLAQTDAGVGCFLVPRVLPDGRRNDLDVVRLKDKLGNRSNASSELEFRGTWAQRLGDEGRGVRTIIEMVAATRLDCVLGSSALMRRSLAEAAWHVEHRSAFGSRLADKPLMQNVVADLAVESAAATTLAMRLAAAVDRADDPHEAALRRIGLPLAKFWICKRTPMMVAEALECLGGNGYVEESGMPLLFRESPLNSIWEGSGNVNALDVLRALGREPEVLEAWITEVGHARGEDPHLDRAIEGVLELLADTSAAEMNARRLAGRMAACLQGSLLVRYGDPDIADAFCATRLGPAYGGTLGTLPPSGAVALIAAGATPQVG; encoded by the coding sequence ATGGCATCGCTGACTCCGGAGACCGAGCACGAGACTCCTGCGCTGGACCTGACCGCCCTGCGGGAGTCCACGAACCAGGCGCCGCCGCTGGTGGGCCACAACGTGGTGACCGGCGACGCCGTACTCATGGCGGCGCTGGAGACCCACGGCTCCGCCGGGCTGGCCGACGACCTTGCGGCGCTCGGCGCCGAGGCCGGGTCGGCCGAGGCGCGCGAGCACGGGATGCTGGCCAACGAGTTCCACCCCGCGCTGGTCAACTACGACCGCTACGGCAACCGCGTGGACGACGTGCGGTTCCACCCCTCGTGGCACTGGCTGCTCGAGCGCGCCGTCGGCTACGGCCTGCAGGCCTCGCCCTGGACCTCCGATGCCCCCGATGCCCACCTGCGGCGCGCGGCCGGGTTCTATGCCTGGTCACAGGCCGAGCCGGGCCACATGTGCCCGATCTCCATGACGTACGCCGCCATCCCCGCGCTGCGGGTGGACGACGCGGTCGCGAAGGAATGGACGCCGCGGCTGGCCTCGACGACGTACGACCCCCGCACCCTGCCCGCCGGCGAGAAGCTCGGGGCGCTCGCCGGCATGGGGATGACGGAGAAGCAGGGCGGCTCGGACGTGCGCGCCAACGTCACCACGGCCACACCGACGTCGGTGGACGGCGAGTACGTCCTGCACGGGCACAAGTGGTTCACCTCCGCGCCGACCAACGACGTCTTCCTCGTCCTGGCCCAGACCGATGCCGGCGTGGGCTGCTTCCTCGTGCCGCGCGTGCTGCCTGACGGGCGCCGCAACGACCTCGACGTCGTACGCCTCAAGGACAAGCTGGGCAACCGCTCGAACGCCTCCTCGGAGCTGGAGTTCCGCGGCACGTGGGCCCAGCGGCTCGGCGACGAGGGGCGCGGAGTGCGCACCATCATCGAGATGGTCGCCGCCACCCGCCTGGACTGCGTGCTCGGGTCGTCGGCGCTGATGCGCCGCTCGCTGGCCGAGGCCGCCTGGCACGTCGAGCACCGCTCGGCGTTCGGCAGCCGGCTGGCCGACAAGCCGCTCATGCAGAACGTCGTGGCCGACCTCGCCGTCGAGTCCGCCGCCGCCACGACGCTGGCGATGCGGCTGGCCGCGGCCGTCGACCGCGCCGACGACCCGCACGAGGCCGCGCTGCGGCGCATCGGCCTGCCGCTGGCGAAGTTCTGGATCTGCAAGCGCACCCCGATGATGGTGGCCGAGGCGCTGGAGTGCCTCGGCGGCAACGGCTACGTCGAGGAGTCCGGCATGCCGCTGCTGTTCCGCGAGTCGCCGCTGAACTCCATCTGGGAGGGCTCGGGCAACGTCAACGCCCTCGACGTCCTGCGTGCCCTCGGCCGCGAGCCCGAGGTGCTCGAGGCCTGGATCACCGAGGTCGGCCACGCCCGCGGCGAGGACCCGCACCTCGACCGCGCCATCGAGGGCGTCCTCGAGCTCCTGGCCGACACCAGCGCCGCCGAGATGAACGCGCGCCGCTTGGCCGGGCGGATGGCCGCCTGCCTGCAGGGATCGCTGTTGGTGAGGTACGGGGACCCCGACATCGCCGACGCCTTCTGTGCCACCCGGCTGGGTCCGGCGTACGGCGGGACGCTGGGGACGCTGCCGCCCAGCGGTGCGGTCGCCCTCATCGCCGCCGGCGCCACGCCCCAGGTCGGCTGA
- a CDS encoding potassium channel family protein: MSPESGESASAKVRLPEHQRSPWWALGRRLVAALVILVGTVLLVYVDRRGYTDNHDGVISLLDAIYYTTVTLSTTGYGDITPVSDTARMVNAFVITPARIAFLVLLIGTTLEVLATQGREMFRVARWRKRVDNHVVVIGYGTKGRSAVDTLLSNGIAKESIVIVDPKSAAVSDAHEDGLAIVTGDATRREVLRRAGVERADQVVITADRDDSTVLATLTVRQLNPTAHVVASVREQSNVPLVRQSGADSVVTSSDAVGRLLGLSSLSPTLGSVMQDLLTYGEGLEVAERDLLVSEVGKQPQTLPDQVIAVVRDETVHRYFDPVVTQLARGDRLIVVRPSKELPWAPRPGTHHEASADDED; the protein is encoded by the coding sequence ATGAGTCCCGAGAGCGGCGAGTCCGCCAGCGCGAAGGTCCGCCTCCCCGAGCACCAGCGCTCCCCATGGTGGGCGCTGGGTCGCCGGCTGGTCGCAGCGCTCGTGATCCTCGTCGGCACCGTGCTGCTGGTCTATGTCGACCGGCGTGGCTACACCGACAACCATGACGGCGTCATCTCGCTGCTCGACGCGATCTACTACACGACCGTCACCCTGAGCACGACCGGGTACGGCGACATCACGCCGGTCAGCGACACGGCGCGGATGGTGAACGCGTTCGTCATCACGCCCGCCCGGATCGCGTTCCTGGTCCTGCTGATCGGCACCACCCTGGAGGTCCTCGCCACGCAGGGGCGGGAGATGTTCCGAGTCGCACGATGGAGGAAGCGCGTGGACAACCATGTCGTGGTGATCGGGTACGGCACCAAGGGCCGCAGCGCCGTCGACACCCTGCTGAGCAACGGGATCGCCAAGGAGTCGATCGTCATCGTCGACCCGAAGTCGGCCGCGGTCAGCGACGCCCACGAGGACGGGCTCGCGATCGTCACCGGCGACGCGACCCGGCGCGAGGTCCTGCGCCGAGCCGGGGTGGAGCGCGCCGATCAGGTGGTGATCACCGCCGATCGCGACGACTCCACGGTGCTCGCCACGCTCACGGTGCGCCAGCTCAACCCGACTGCGCACGTCGTCGCCTCGGTGCGTGAGCAGAGCAACGTGCCGCTGGTCCGCCAGAGCGGCGCGGACTCGGTCGTGACGTCGTCCGACGCGGTCGGTCGGTTGCTGGGGCTGTCGTCACTCAGCCCGACGCTCGGGTCGGTGATGCAGGACCTCCTGACCTACGGCGAGGGGCTCGAGGTCGCCGAGCGCGACCTGCTCGTCTCCGAGGTCGGCAAGCAGCCACAGACCCTGCCCGACCAGGTGATCGCCGTGGTCCGCGACGAGACCGTGCACCGCTACTTCGACCCGGTCGTGACGCAGCTGGCCCGCGGGGACCGGCTCATCGTCGTACGCCCCTCCAAGGAGCTGCCCTGGGCGCCGCGCCCCGGCACCCACCACGAGGCGTCCGCCGACGACGAGGACTGA
- a CDS encoding DUF4383 domain-containing protein: MATSSMTATKMQTTATVVGAMFLLVGIAGFIPGITTDFDTIQFAGHESEAMLLGIFQVSILHNIVHLLFGVAGLALAGRWDSARIYLLGGGAIYFVLWIYGMAVGHDHDANFVPLNDADNWLHLGLSVAMIGLGLALSRERKSIGADGPG, translated from the coding sequence GTGGCTACTTCCTCGATGACCGCCACCAAGATGCAGACCACCGCGACCGTCGTCGGCGCGATGTTCCTGCTCGTCGGGATCGCCGGCTTCATCCCCGGGATCACCACCGACTTCGACACCATCCAGTTCGCCGGGCACGAGTCGGAAGCGATGCTGCTCGGCATCTTCCAGGTCTCGATCCTCCACAACATCGTCCACCTGCTCTTCGGCGTCGCCGGACTGGCGCTGGCCGGCCGGTGGGACTCGGCGCGCATCTACCTCCTCGGCGGTGGTGCGATCTACTTCGTCCTGTGGATCTACGGCATGGCCGTCGGCCACGACCACGACGCGAACTTCGTGCCGCTCAACGACGCCGACAACTGGCTCCACCTCGGCCTGTCCGTCGCGATGATCGGCCTCGGCCTGGCACTCAGCCGCGAGCGCAAGAGCATCGGCGCCGACGGTCCCGGCTGA
- a CDS encoding hemerythrin domain-containing protein, with translation MTSSQADVVDLLVQQHGHIRGLFNAVDSADDVVARQQAFEQLRRYLAVHETAEELITHPRARMADGGNPVVDARLHEETEAKKMLADLDGMKVDDPDFPVKFEALRDAVVAHAEAEEREEFPLLRADNDAKMLERMAAAVLAVEKIAPTHPHPSVGSSATTNLMAGPLASVLDRTRDAVRAALG, from the coding sequence ATGACGAGCTCCCAGGCCGACGTCGTCGACCTCCTCGTGCAGCAGCACGGCCACATCCGTGGACTCTTCAACGCCGTCGACAGCGCCGACGATGTCGTCGCGCGCCAGCAGGCGTTCGAACAGCTGCGGCGCTACCTCGCGGTGCACGAGACCGCCGAGGAACTGATCACCCACCCCCGCGCCCGGATGGCCGACGGCGGCAACCCCGTCGTCGACGCCCGGCTCCACGAGGAGACCGAGGCGAAGAAGATGCTCGCCGACCTCGACGGGATGAAGGTCGACGACCCGGACTTCCCGGTGAAGTTCGAAGCGCTGCGCGACGCCGTCGTCGCCCACGCGGAGGCCGAGGAGCGCGAGGAGTTCCCGCTGCTGCGCGCCGACAACGACGCGAAGATGCTCGAGCGCATGGCCGCGGCCGTCCTGGCGGTGGAGAAGATCGCTCCGACGCACCCGCACCCCAGCGTCGGCAGCTCGGCGACCACGAACCTCATGGCCGGTCCGCTGGCCAGCGTGCTCGACCGGACCCGCGACGCCGTACGCGCGGCACTGGGCTGA
- a CDS encoding cold-shock protein, with the protein MTEGTVKWFNAEKGFGFIERAEGEDVFVHYSAIQTQGYKSLDENQKVEFDVTQGPKGPQAENVRAI; encoded by the coding sequence ATGACTGAAGGTACCGTGAAGTGGTTCAACGCCGAGAAGGGCTTCGGCTTCATCGAGCGCGCGGAGGGTGAGGACGTCTTCGTCCACTACTCCGCGATCCAGACTCAGGGCTACAAGAGCCTCGATGAGAACCAGAAGGTCGAGTTCGACGTCACGCAGGGCCCCAAGGGCCCGCAGGCGGAGAACGTTCGCGCCATCTGA